The following coding sequences lie in one Spinacia oleracea cultivar Varoflay chromosome 1, BTI_SOV_V1, whole genome shotgun sequence genomic window:
- the LOC130462965 gene encoding protein FAR1-RELATED SEQUENCE 9-like translates to MSAILKQAANVYTITLFRDFEEEFKLSVASSTMFKGSVGRTVFFEVWIEGITGSRQEVQYKMEDSTVTCTCKNFEESGWLCFHCLRILHLHSINTIPDRYITTRWTRYAKKQIWERVDTIKREKGEINNFTGWRLHMIRRYYNLILKGHKIAKARKFIKEKFKMDNKAVDEIIKKEEERKAKEEAAKIAEQEKEKAEAQRETQDGESTNSEITIVLDPDRANTKGKSKKRIKGQYDNYKQPSKKGKKKHKEFGSKTPNIQLFTPKEQLF, encoded by the exons ATGAGTGCTATATTAAAACAGGCAGCAAATGTATATACGATAACACTTTTCCGTGATTTTGAAGAAGAGTTCAAGCTTTCTGTGGCAAGTAGTACAATGTTCAAGGGAAGTGTAGGAAGAACAGTGTTTTTTGAAGTGTGGATAGAAGGAATAACAG GATCAAGGCAAGAAGTTCAATACAAAATGGAAGATTCAACCGTCACTTGCACATGCAAAAACTTTGAAGAATCTGGATGGTTGTGCTTCCATTGTTTAAGAATATTGCATTTACATTCAATCAATACAATTCCAGATCGTTACATAACAACAAGATGGACTAGATATGCAAAGAAACAGATATGGGAAAGGGTTGATACAATAAAAAGGGAGAAAGGTGAAATCAACAATTTTACTGGTTGGAGATTACATATGATCAGAAG ATACTATAACTTAATTTTGAAAGGGCATAAGATAGCAAAGGCCAGAAAATTTATCAAGGAGAAGTTTAAAATGGATAATAAAGCAGttgatgaaatcataaaaaaggaagaagaaaggaaggcaaaagaagaagcTGCAAAGATAGCAGaacaagaaaaggaaaaagctGAAGCACAACGAGAAACACAAGACGGGGAATCAACTAATTCTGAAATAACAATTGTGCTTGATCCTGATCGTGCTAATACTAAAGGAAAGAGTAAGAAGAGAATAAAGGGTCAATATGACAATTACAAGCAGCCatcaaagaaaggaaaaaagaaacacaaagaaTTTGGATCCAAGACACCCAATATTCAATTATTTACAcctaaagaacaactattttag
- the LOC130462968 gene encoding protein FAR1-RELATED SEQUENCE 5-like has product MGVTRLFANGLDVSPALQTLDLSGILFIRLRPRLTHPPGTALSALCGTHLLLKDLVHLLLEPNKYFSQLPHRNSKVQVLIQHDVLDTGTEIISLPDGAKCCGNFVGADVSLFSWRYQLLSLRASTMEDDLIDLNIDLNRAIEEKLYNYDENLENHREVYDVEDEDEGTSQQVMVANQCSIRHSIETNHNIFENPNNEQEENIDKELDGSLIGEARKTTDEIYDLYCKHAAIIGFSVRKGKNRYKEGTTIVNGKYFYCSAAGIRDPPKNKELKNEDDQSDHVVVHNHPLTREISNYLHRSERQMTEPKKEVIEAMSECGLRPMEFYRYMSTETGGDDCVGHTMIDHLNYCYKLKMKQIDGKDSQTLVNKLYDIQSIDPEFFFRVRLNAEGKVECLFWRDSMMREDYKIYGDVLVFYTTFRTNKYNLICAPFVGINNHWKNTMFACAFIGDETTESFVWVFETFLKAMGGKHPISIFTDQDAAIAAGIEQVFPSSRHRLCLWHLSKNANSRFGLLKSDKNFKNAFYKCLSGCITPNDFEET; this is encoded by the exons ATGGGAGTTACACGCCTATTTGCTAATGGTCTGGATGTTTCTCCTGCCCTCCAAACATTAGATCTAAGCGGCATCCTATTTATCCGATTGAGACCAAGGCTTACTCACCCTCCTGGGACTGCTCTCTCAGCACTT TGTGGTACTCATTTATTGTTAAAAGATTTGGTTCATTTGTTGTTGGAACCCAACAAATATTTCTCGCAACTCCCCCACCGAAACTCTAAGGTCCAAGTTCTTATCCAACACGACGTCCTTGATACTGGGACCGAG ATTATAAGTCTgccagacggcgccaaatgttgtgggaactttgtCGGTGCTGATGTGTCACTCTTTTCATGGAGGTATCAG CTTCTCTCTCTTCGAGCTTCAACAATGGAGGACGATTTAATCGATTTGAATATCGATTTAAATCGCGCAATAGAAGAAAAATTGTATAATTATGACG aaaactTAGAGAATCATAGAGAAGTATATGatgttgaagatgaagatgaaggcaCATCTCAGCAAGTTATGGTTGCAAATCAAT gTTCAATAAGGCATTCAATTGAGACAAACCACAACATCTTTGAAAATCCAAATAATGAGCAGGAAGAAAACATTGATAAAGAATTAGATGGCAGTTTAATTGGAGAAGCAAGGAAAACAACCGATGAGATTTATGATCTATATTGCAAACATGCTGCTATTATTGGTTTTAGTGTACGAAAAGGGAAGAatagatataaagaaggaaccaCAATTGTTAATGGAAAATACTTCTACTGCTCTGCTGCTGGAATAAGAGACCCTCCTAAAAACAAAGAACTAAAAAATGAAGATGATCAATCAGat caTGTAGTGGTACATAATCACCCATTGACAAGAGAAATAAGTAATTATCTCCACCGATCAGAACGACAAATGACAGAACCTAAAAAAGAAGTTATTGAGGCAATGTCAGAATGTGGTCTAAGACCAATGGAGTTTTATAGGTATATGTCAACAGAAACTGGCGGAGACGACTGTGTAGGTCATACGATGATTGATCATCTAAACTACTGCTACAagttaaaaatgaagcaaattgATGGCAAGGATTCACAAACACTAGTGAACAAACTGTATGACATACAATCAATAGATCCCGAGTTCTTTTTCAGAGTAAGACTCAATGCTGAAGGAAAAGTTGAGTGCCTATTTTGGAGGGATTCTATGATGAGAGAAGATTACAAAATATATGGAGATGTTCTGGTTTTTTATACTACATTCAGAACCAATAAGTACAATCTCATATGTGCTCCATTTGTTGGTATTAATAACCATTGGAAAAACACAATGTTTGCTTGTGCTTTCATTGGGGATGAAACCACAGAATCTTTCGTTTGGGTGTTTGAAACTTTTCTGAAGGCTATGGGAGGAAAGCACCCTATATCAATTTTCACTGATCAAGATGCAGCTATTGCTGCTGGAATAGAACAG GTTTTTCCTTCTTCAAGACACAGGTTATGCTTGTGGCACTTGAGTAAAAATGCAAACAGTAGGTTTGGTTTATTGAAGTCTgataaaaacttcaaaaatgcATTCTACAAGTGTTTAAGTGGGTGTATAACACcaaatgattttgaagaaacttAG
- the LOC130462974 gene encoding uncharacterized protein, with amino-acid sequence MLERLNTKEKLMKIGVTPDNWCLICDTDVESHSHLFFRCEYNKQCWSDIAVWLGIHTSHYDLVSLIQWTHRKKLSRLKKCVIYCSILSTVYHVWCERNNALWNGQIRVPSTVCKNIKFCVHNRISNILLRNVNPGDHSWFSNLCEG; translated from the coding sequence ATGCTGGAGAGGCTGAACACcaaggagaaattgatgaagATTGGTGTCACCCCTGATAATTGGTGCCTAATATGTGACACTGATGTTGAAAGCCACTCACATCTGTTTTTCAGATGTGAATACAACAAGCAATGCTGGTCTGACATTGCTGTTTGGTTAGGTATTCATACCAGTCACTATGATCTTGTTTCTCTGATTCAGTGGACTCATAGGAAGAAGCTTTCCAGATTAAAGAAATGTGTCATATATTGCAGCATACTTAGCACTGTCTATCATGTATGGTGTGAGAGGAACAATGCTCTTTGGAATGGTCAGATTAGAGTTCCTAGTACAGTGTgtaagaatatcaaattttgtgTACATAATAGAATTAGCAACATTCTCCTTAGGAATGTCAACCCTGGTGATCACAGTTGGTTTTCCAACTTGTGTGAGGGGTAG